One Microbacterium trichothecenolyticum DNA window includes the following coding sequences:
- a CDS encoding xylulokinase, producing MSVHAAGGLAVGLDLGTSGMKAVAIDDTGAVVARAYATYPTSRPEPFAAEQHTSDWICARDVVLDGLARATDARRWRGIALSAMLPTLVELDDSLGVIQPAVTWQDGRADNDAKHLVAAVGAHVLARRTGQRVDGHYLLPMHMRRRARDVAEVSMLVGAKDLLFHTLTGEVLTDPSTATGYGAFNPQTGDWDDTVLAAAGVDRHRVPTIAPSLTMRSLREDLARRWGCPKLTPVVLGAADSVLGAAGLGVGGSGTGVSRSVAYIAGTSTVILADAPDASADPEGRYLVTPLAEGGWGREMDLMATGSAFTWWAQLLAAGDGPSDLLEIAGDADLLRTPVFAPYVSPGEQGALWDPALTGILTGLSLRTTRAQLAGALAAGIVVESLRCLEVLASASDDPHTPVAVTGRSASSSVFLQALADASGRSVHINPGEHDHSALGAALLVWSHLGRPVRATHSPASSQFTPRAGRREAWLARLAEHDRLHDAARAG from the coding sequence ATGAGTGTGCACGCAGCGGGGGGCCTGGCCGTCGGGCTCGACCTCGGGACGAGCGGCATGAAGGCCGTCGCCATCGACGACACCGGTGCGGTGGTTGCCCGTGCTTACGCCACGTATCCCACGTCTCGCCCCGAACCCTTTGCTGCGGAGCAGCACACCTCCGACTGGATCTGCGCCCGTGACGTCGTCCTCGACGGGCTGGCCCGCGCCACCGACGCACGTCGGTGGCGCGGGATCGCTCTGTCGGCAATGCTGCCCACCCTCGTCGAACTCGACGACTCCCTCGGCGTCATCCAACCGGCCGTGACCTGGCAGGACGGGCGAGCCGACAACGATGCCAAGCACCTGGTCGCAGCCGTCGGAGCCCATGTCCTCGCTCGCCGCACCGGGCAGCGTGTCGACGGTCATTACCTCCTTCCGATGCACATGCGGCGCCGTGCACGAGACGTCGCGGAGGTGTCCATGCTCGTAGGAGCAAAAGACCTCCTCTTTCACACGCTGACCGGGGAGGTACTCACCGACCCGTCCACGGCGACCGGCTACGGCGCCTTCAACCCGCAGACCGGCGACTGGGACGACACCGTGCTCGCCGCGGCGGGAGTCGATCGACACCGGGTGCCGACCATCGCCCCTTCACTTACGATGCGGTCTCTCCGCGAGGACCTGGCCCGGCGGTGGGGGTGCCCGAAACTAACGCCTGTCGTCCTCGGCGCCGCCGACTCCGTGCTGGGGGCCGCCGGCCTCGGCGTTGGCGGATCCGGCACTGGGGTCTCCCGCTCTGTGGCCTACATCGCCGGCACCAGCACCGTGATCCTCGCCGACGCACCAGATGCCTCGGCCGATCCCGAAGGCCGCTACCTCGTCACCCCGCTCGCCGAGGGCGGTTGGGGACGAGAGATGGACCTGATGGCGACCGGGTCGGCCTTCACGTGGTGGGCGCAGCTGCTCGCCGCGGGGGATGGACCCTCCGACTTGCTTGAGATCGCCGGCGACGCAGACCTCCTGCGCACGCCCGTTTTCGCCCCCTACGTGTCGCCGGGCGAGCAAGGAGCCCTCTGGGACCCGGCCCTGACCGGCATCCTGACCGGACTATCACTGCGCACCACGCGGGCTCAGCTCGCTGGTGCCCTCGCAGCCGGAATCGTCGTGGAGTCCCTCCGCTGCCTGGAGGTGCTCGCGAGCGCCTCGGACGACCCGCACACGCCGGTCGCAGTCACCGGCCGCAGCGCGTCGTCGTCGGTCTTTCTCCAGGCGCTCGCCGACGCCTCCGGCCGTTCCGTACATATCAATCCCGGCGAACACGATCATTCTGCCCTCGGCGCGGCATTGCTCGTCTGGAGTCACCTTGGCCGCCCCGTCCGCGCCACACACTCTCCCGCCTCCTCTCAATTCACTCCCCGGGCGGGCCGCCGCGAAGCCTGGCTCGCCCGACTCGCCGAGCACGACCGCCTTCACGACGCCGCGCGCGCCGGGTAG
- the lysA gene encoding diaminopimelate decarboxylase — protein MLSSSVTSPSDIDLSLYPPGTSLDPAGRLMVGGCAVADVAAEYGTPAYVLDEGALRARARQYREVFESLHSRSMVLFAAKSFPSAAIIGAIAEEGCGTDTAAEGELRLTLAGGQHPSRVVSHGNAKTDADIRSAIDAGIRYIVVDNADDVRRIARWATAPVPVLLRVIPELNARTHAAMMTGHSDSKFGVPAAAVPAMIAAIAREPMLELRGLHVHIGSQLTDLEQFESAVEAIARFGRFDVYDLGGGLGVRYVSRDVVPSVEEYAERLVGAAHRHLGHDIELLVEPGRSMVAQNMLTCYRVVTVKRAERVHVAVDGGMGDSLEVSLYGQEFAPSIIDRSGPTEIADIVGRHCESGDYLAHDVPVPAAEVGDLVTVPVTGAYCYTMANNFNGALRPPVVFCRDGRTRLAVRRETFDDLLRREQFVGVRP, from the coding sequence ATGCTCTCCTCGTCCGTCACGTCCCCCTCCGACATCGACCTGTCGCTATACCCTCCGGGCACCTCCCTCGACCCGGCTGGGAGGCTGATGGTCGGCGGCTGCGCCGTCGCCGACGTCGCGGCCGAGTATGGCACGCCCGCCTACGTGCTCGACGAGGGCGCCCTGCGCGCTCGCGCCCGCCAGTACCGAGAGGTATTCGAGAGCCTGCACTCTCGGTCGATGGTCCTGTTCGCTGCGAAGAGCTTCCCGTCTGCCGCGATAATCGGCGCGATCGCTGAAGAGGGGTGCGGTACCGACACAGCCGCAGAGGGCGAACTCCGTCTCACGCTCGCCGGAGGGCAGCATCCGTCGCGCGTCGTTTCTCACGGCAACGCCAAGACCGACGCCGACATCCGTAGCGCAATCGACGCGGGGATTCGCTACATCGTCGTCGACAACGCCGACGACGTGCGCCGCATCGCGCGCTGGGCCACCGCGCCCGTGCCTGTGCTCCTTCGGGTGATCCCCGAGCTCAACGCCCGTACCCACGCCGCGATGATGACCGGTCACTCCGACTCGAAGTTCGGGGTGCCCGCGGCCGCTGTCCCCGCGATGATCGCCGCCATCGCGCGCGAGCCGATGCTCGAGTTGCGCGGGCTACACGTGCACATTGGGTCCCAGCTGACCGACCTGGAGCAGTTTGAGAGCGCCGTCGAAGCGATCGCCAGGTTCGGGCGCTTCGATGTCTACGACCTGGGTGGGGGGCTGGGCGTACGATACGTGTCACGCGACGTCGTGCCGTCGGTGGAGGAGTACGCCGAACGACTCGTGGGAGCCGCACACCGCCACCTCGGCCACGACATCGAGCTACTCGTGGAGCCTGGGCGTTCGATGGTGGCCCAGAACATGCTCACCTGCTACCGCGTCGTCACGGTCAAGCGCGCCGAGCGCGTGCACGTCGCCGTTGATGGCGGAATGGGCGATTCGCTGGAGGTCTCGCTCTACGGCCAGGAATTCGCCCCGTCTATCATCGATCGTTCCGGCCCGACAGAGATCGCCGACATCGTCGGCCGTCACTGTGAGTCGGGTGACTACCTCGCCCACGACGTGCCGGTACCGGCCGCGGAGGTGGGCGACCTCGTCACGGTGCCCGTGACCGGGGCCTACTGTTACACGATGGCGAACAACTTCAACGGAGCCCTGCGGCCCCCGGTCGTGTTCTGCCGCGACGGTCGCACCCGCCTCGCCGTTCGCCGCGAGACTTTTGACGACTTGCTCCGCCGCGAGCAGTTCGTCGGCGTCCGCCCATGA